From Pseudomonas fluorescens, one genomic window encodes:
- a CDS encoding acyl-CoA thioesterase codes for MIELEQDDPIPQGDLALQITALPRETNGFGDIFGGWLVSQMDLAGTAMASKIAGGRVATVAIDRMAFLVPVAVGAQLSFYTQAQEIGRTSIKMLVEVWSDDPLSSEWRKVTEAAFVFVAIDGSGRTRSLPPRA; via the coding sequence ATGATAGAACTCGAACAAGACGATCCGATCCCGCAAGGCGATCTGGCCCTGCAAATCACTGCGCTTCCTCGCGAAACCAACGGCTTTGGCGATATTTTCGGCGGCTGGCTGGTGTCCCAGATGGATCTGGCCGGCACCGCCATGGCCAGCAAGATCGCCGGTGGCCGCGTTGCCACGGTAGCGATCGACCGCATGGCCTTCCTGGTCCCGGTAGCCGTTGGCGCCCAGTTGTCGTTCTACACCCAGGCCCAGGAAATTGGTCGTACCTCGATCAAGATGCTGGTCGAGGTCTGGAGCGACGATCCGCTGTCCAGCGAGTGGCGCAAAGTCACGGAAGCGGCTTTCGTCTTCGTCGCCATCGATGGCAGTGGCCGCACCCGTTCGCTGCCACCGCGCGCCTGA
- a CDS encoding D-hexose-6-phosphate mutarotase codes for MSTPVVETVKLDQLNCWRIRHGQAELLVAQQGAHILSYQLDGQPPVIWLNDEAVFKTGKSIRAGVPVCWPWFGNLQRNPASVQAMRVSNEPAPAHGLVRALDWELGEIGTTDGGLNVEFILPVPENGLPGWPHQVDLRLSIRLDEQLHIHLTSHNRGTDSVSISQALHSYFAVSDVRNVQVEGVDGLSYIETLDDWNIAKQQGDLHVTGETDRIYLNTPAKLSIVDPTWERRIELTASGSRSAVIWNPWIDRAAAFSDMANDGWQRMLCIETANVMDDIVQLAAGASHTLGVSIASKPL; via the coding sequence ATGAGCACGCCCGTCGTCGAAACCGTCAAACTGGATCAACTGAACTGCTGGCGGATTCGCCACGGCCAGGCCGAACTGCTGGTCGCCCAGCAAGGCGCGCACATCCTCAGCTATCAACTGGATGGGCAGCCGCCAGTGATCTGGCTCAACGATGAAGCGGTGTTCAAGACCGGTAAAAGCATTCGCGCCGGCGTGCCGGTGTGCTGGCCCTGGTTTGGCAATCTCCAGCGCAACCCGGCCAGCGTCCAGGCGATGCGTGTCAGCAACGAACCCGCCCCTGCTCACGGGCTGGTGCGGGCGCTGGATTGGGAGTTGGGCGAGATCGGCACCACCGACGGCGGCCTGAATGTCGAGTTCATCCTGCCGGTGCCGGAAAACGGCCTGCCAGGTTGGCCGCATCAGGTTGATCTGCGCCTGAGCATTCGGCTCGACGAACAACTGCACATTCACCTGACCAGCCACAACCGCGGCACCGACAGCGTCAGCATCAGCCAGGCGTTGCACAGCTATTTCGCGGTCAGCGATGTGCGCAACGTGCAGGTTGAAGGTGTAGACGGGTTGAGCTACATCGAAACCCTGGATGATTGGAACATCGCCAAACAACAAGGCGACCTGCACGTCACCGGCGAAACCGACCGGATCTACCTCAATACGCCTGCCAAATTGAGCATCGTCGACCCAACCTGGGAACGACGCATCGAGCTGACCGCCAGCGGTTCGCGCAGTGCCGTCATCTGGAACCCCTGGATCGACCGCGCGGCAGCGTTCAGCGACATGGCCAATGATGGCTGGCAACGCATGCTGTGCATCGAAACCGCGAACGTGATGGACGACATCGTCCAACTGGCAGCGGGTGCCAGCCATACCTTGGGCGTGAGCATCGCCAGCAAGCCGCTCTGA
- a CDS encoding DUF3299 domain-containing protein — MRRLLLTLILLGSGLAHAGDLPETDWLELMPKSDQKALEAMPEIDHNSPEANGTFTDKGGLKQSKGLPAVMYSTKTVAAMNGKHIRIGGYPVPLETDGKGRSTLFFLVPYPGACIHVPPPPPNQLVLVRYPKGLKLDDIYTPLWVTGTLKVETVNNDLADAAYALDAAQVRVVQESDL, encoded by the coding sequence ATGCGCCGTCTTCTGTTAACTCTTATCTTGCTGGGCTCTGGCCTGGCTCACGCTGGCGACCTGCCGGAAACCGATTGGCTGGAACTGATGCCCAAGTCGGACCAGAAGGCGCTGGAAGCCATGCCGGAAATCGACCACAACTCTCCGGAAGCCAACGGCACCTTTACTGACAAGGGTGGCCTGAAGCAGAGCAAAGGCTTGCCGGCGGTGATGTATTCGACCAAGACCGTCGCCGCGATGAACGGCAAACACATACGCATCGGTGGTTACCCGGTGCCGCTGGAAACCGATGGCAAGGGCCGCAGCACCCTGTTCTTCCTGGTTCCATACCCGGGCGCCTGTATCCACGTGCCGCCACCTCCGCCGAACCAACTGGTGCTGGTGCGCTATCCGAAGGGTTTGAAGCTGGACGATATCTACACGCCGTTGTGGGTGACTGGCACGCTGAAGGTCGAGACGGTCAACAATGACCTGGCCGACGCCGCCTACGCGCTGGATGCGGCGCAGGTGCGGGTCGTGCAGGAGTCGGATCTGTAG
- a CDS encoding GlsB/YeaQ/YmgE family stress response membrane protein, with product MGIIGTIFIGLIVGLLARFLKPGDDSMGWIMTILLGIGGSLAATYGGQALGIYQAGQGAGFIGALVGAVVLLVIYGMVKKN from the coding sequence ATGGGAATTATCGGAACCATCTTCATCGGACTGATCGTGGGCCTGCTGGCTCGTTTCCTGAAACCGGGTGACGACAGCATGGGCTGGATCATGACGATTCTGCTCGGTATCGGTGGTTCGCTGGCCGCCACCTACGGCGGTCAGGCACTGGGTATCTACCAGGCGGGTCAAGGCGCCGGCTTCATCGGTGCGCTGGTGGGCGCCGTGGTCTTGCTGGTGATCTACGGTATGGTCAAAAAGAACTGA
- a CDS encoding 5-(carboxyamino)imidazole ribonucleotide synthase yields the protein MKIGVIGGGQLGRMLALAGTPLGMNFAFLDPAPDACAAALGEHLRADYGDQDHLRQLADEVDLVTFEFESVPAETVAFLSQFVPVYPSAEALRIARDRWFEKSMFKDLGIPTPAFADIQSQADLDAAVSAIGLPAVLKTRTLGYDGKGQKVLRTADDVVGTFAELGSVACLLEGFVPFTGEVSLIAVRARDGETRFYPLVHNTHDSGILKLSVASTEHPLQALAEDYSSRVLKQLDYVGVMAFEFFEVDGGLKANEIAPRVHNSGHWTTEGAECSQFENHLRAVAGLPLGSTAKVGESAMLNFIGVVPPVEQVIAIEDCHLHHYGKAFKVGRKVGHANLRCADKATLERQILKVEALIAEQ from the coding sequence ATGAAGATCGGTGTAATCGGTGGCGGCCAGTTGGGTCGCATGCTGGCCTTGGCGGGCACTCCGCTGGGGATGAACTTTGCTTTCCTCGATCCGGCGCCGGATGCCTGTGCCGCGGCACTGGGTGAGCACTTGCGCGCCGATTACGGCGATCAGGATCACTTGCGTCAATTGGCCGACGAAGTCGACCTGGTGACCTTCGAGTTCGAAAGCGTTCCGGCGGAAACCGTAGCCTTCCTGTCGCAGTTCGTCCCGGTCTATCCGAGTGCCGAAGCGCTGCGCATTGCTCGTGATCGTTGGTTCGAGAAGAGCATGTTCAAGGACCTGGGGATCCCGACCCCGGCGTTCGCCGATATCCAGTCGCAAGCCGACCTTGACGCCGCAGTCAGTGCCATTGGCCTGCCAGCCGTCCTCAAGACCCGCACCCTGGGTTACGACGGCAAGGGCCAGAAAGTCCTGCGCACGGCTGACGATGTGGTAGGTACCTTCGCCGAGCTGGGCAGCGTGGCGTGCCTGCTGGAAGGCTTCGTGCCCTTTACCGGTGAAGTGTCGTTGATCGCCGTGCGCGCCCGCGATGGCGAAACTCGCTTCTACCCGCTGGTGCACAACACCCACGACAGCGGCATTCTCAAGCTGTCCGTGGCCAGCACCGAGCATCCATTGCAAGCCCTGGCGGAGGATTACTCCAGCCGTGTGCTCAAGCAGCTGGATTATGTCGGCGTGATGGCCTTCGAGTTCTTTGAAGTCGACGGCGGCCTCAAGGCCAACGAAATCGCCCCGCGTGTACACAATTCCGGGCACTGGACAACCGAAGGCGCCGAGTGCAGCCAATTCGAAAACCACTTGCGTGCCGTTGCCGGCCTGCCACTGGGTTCGACGGCCAAGGTCGGTGAGAGCGCCATGCTCAACTTCATCGGCGTGGTGCCGCCGGTGGAGCAGGTCATCGCCATCGAAGATTGCCACCTGCATCACTATGGCAAGGCCTTCAAGGTCGGGCGCAAGGTCGGTCACGCCAACCTGCGCTGCGCCGACAAGGCCACGCTGGAGCGGCAGATCCTCAAGGTCGAAGCGCTCATCGCCGAGCAATAA
- the purE gene encoding 5-(carboxyamino)imidazole ribonucleotide mutase has product MSALVGVIMGSKSDWSTLSHTADMLEKLGIPYEVKVVSAHRTPDLLFQYAEEAEARGIEVIIAGAGGAAHLPGMCAAKTHLPVLGVPVQSAMLSGVDSLLSIVQMPAGIPVATLAIGKAGAINAALLSASILGAKHPQFHAVLKTFRAEQTDSVLENPDPRIA; this is encoded by the coding sequence ATGAGTGCACTGGTTGGCGTGATCATGGGCTCCAAGTCCGATTGGTCCACCCTTAGCCACACCGCCGATATGCTGGAAAAGCTCGGCATTCCCTACGAGGTTAAAGTGGTCTCCGCCCACCGCACCCCGGACCTGCTGTTCCAGTACGCTGAAGAAGCCGAGGCGCGTGGCATCGAGGTGATCATCGCGGGTGCCGGTGGCGCGGCGCACTTGCCGGGCATGTGTGCGGCCAAGACTCATTTGCCGGTACTGGGCGTGCCCGTGCAATCGGCTATGTTGTCGGGTGTCGACTCGCTGCTCTCCATCGTGCAGATGCCTGCGGGTATTCCGGTCGCTACACTGGCAATCGGCAAGGCCGGCGCGATCAACGCAGCCCTGCTGTCGGCGAGTATCCTTGGCGCCAAGCACCCGCAGTTCCACGCGGTGCTGAAAACCTTCCGTGCTGAGCAAACAGACAGCGTCCTGGAAAATCCAGACCCACGCATCGCCTGA